One Desulfobacterales bacterium genomic window, ATTTTATGAATATCAAATTTTGCATAGATATTGATAGATAATTTTACAATTAAACAAAAATACTTTTCTTAAATACTGTAGAAAAACAAATTTACTCTGTCAATATAAAAAAATTTACTTATTGACTTTCTTTTCAAAGTTCTATTATGTGTTTACTTGTTAAACTTAAACAAATTATGATTTTAAAAGGATTTTAGATGAACCTTGTAAAAAATTCAAAATTCTATACCCAAGAAGAATATTTTAAAATAGAAGAACAAGAGGAGTTTAAGAGTGAATATTTTGAAGGTGAAATATTTGCAATGGCAGGTGGAACTCCAAACCATAATCGAATAATTCTTAATGTCGCTGGTTCGTTAAATTCAGAATTTAAAATTAAAAATAAAGCCTGCGAATCATTTGCAAGCGATGTAAGAGTTGAGATTGAGCAAGATAAACATTATGTCTATCCTGATGTATTTGTTATTTGTGGAGATCTTGAGTTTGCACAAAATCGTAGAGACACTATCACTAACCCAATTTTAATTGTAGAAGTGTTATCTGATTCAACAAAAGATTATGATAGAGGTTCAAAGTTTACATCATACCGTAAGATAAAAACATTAAAAGATTATCTTTTAATAGATCAAAAAAATATTCATATCGAATATTTTTTTAAGCAAGATAGCGGGATATGGGGACTTAAAGAATATTTTAGTTTAACAGATACAATAAGCCTTTATTCCATCCAAGTAGATATAGTGATTAAAGAAATTTATAATCGTGTTGATATATAGGTTTGATTATTCATCACCCCAATAATACTGTCCGTATTTTTTGTAGAATTCTATTGTTAATTCAAGGCCTTTATCAAGGGATATTTTAGGTTTCCATCCTAATTTTGAGCGTATTTTACGATAATCACCATAATAATCCCCTATATCTATAATTTTTCTATCGTCAGGGAAGGGAACAATCTGATATTCTCCAGCCATTTTATTTATTCCATTAACAGCTACTGGAGCAAGCCTATGTTTTTCATCAACTGGAAGATATTGAGGAACTCCATACATCTGCCTTGTGCTTGCAAATACGATTTTTATGTCTTTGTTATATTTTCTGCAGGCTTCTAATATATAAAGCTGGGAATGTGCATTAATTTCAAGGTCTGTATGGGGATTATTCATTGAATCAATATGGCTTGTCTGACCGGCTAAATTAAAAAGAAAATCTTTTCCCTTGACAAGATATTTCATTGAATGCTCATCCCGAACATCAGAGATATTTATTTGAATTTTATCTTTAATGTTTTCAATATTCCATAAGTTTCCCCCATATTCAGGGATTAGACTGTCTACAAGAATTAATTCGGCTTCGGCTTCGACGAGTGTTTGCGCTAAGTTTGAGCCTATAAAACCGAGTCCCCCTGTAATTATTATTTTTTTACCCTTAAAAGTCATAATCTCACCTAAATTTTTTTTGTTTTAAAATATACCGTTTGATTCAGGTTTTAAATTATACTTCTTGCATTTTCAAGAAAATAAATAAATATTTAAGGTTGACTGGATTAAGATATTTCATGTAGAAAATATACATAATATAATTTCATAGTCTTAATATCCTTGGGGGGTAATTATCCATGAAAAGTTCAATGAGTATTCTTACAAAAATATGGCTTAGTCTTAGTATTCTTATTTTAGGATATTTAGGGTCAACAGTATATGGAATATTTATAGGAGTTCAGACCGAAAAACGGCTTAATAATGTTTCTAAATGTCTTCTTCCCCTTGTTAGACAAAGTCAAATAGGGGTTTTAGATTTTAATGAACAGATAAAACAGTATGAAAATGCTGTTATGCTTGGGGAAGAAATTTTTATTGAAACTGCTCGTTTAAAAGCAATATCTTGTCAAAATTCTTTAACGGACATAATCAAAACAGGATGTTTAACTCAAGAAAAGCAACTCGAGCTTATAGAGCTAATAAAGAATTTAAAAGAATTTTCCAAAAATGCTCAAAGTGGCTATATTTCTATAGTTAGGGCTTTTAGGGAGACTGACGCGGAATCTTTAGAAGAAGTAAGTCAATTAAAAGAGCAGGCTTCTGTTCTTTTTGATCAGACAAAGTTTTTAAAAAATCAGCTTAATACTATATCAGATGAATTTGTAAACAGTCTTAATTCAGAATTAGAAGATATTGTTACTTCTACACGTCAACAAATATATTCAAATGCAGTAATATTTATATGGGTGGTCGTAATTGGTTTGACTTTAATATCCTTGATAATATCAAAATCAATCGTTCGCCCACTTAAAAAAACTTTTATGCTTGAAAATGCTGTTGAGCAATCAATAGACGGAATTATGGTTCATGATTTAGCTGGAAATATTAAATTCGTAAATCATGCTTGGGCTAAAATGCATGGTTATGAGCCTTATGATCTACAAACAAGTAATATTAGTTGTTTTTATGGAGATGAAGATTTTAAATCCCTTATTGTTCCTTTTAATGACAAAGTTAAAACAAAAGGAGCAAGTGCTGGAGAGATTTTACATAAAACAAAAGGTGGCGAGAAATTTCCAACTTTGATGACAGCTAATCTTCTTCAGGATAAAAAAGGAAACAGTATCAATATTGTAAGTATTGCTAGGGATATTACAGACCTTAAACTTAAGGAGCGAGAACTTCGTGAAGCAAAAGAAAATGCTGAGACAGCTAATCAGGCTCTTCATGAATCAATGGCTCTTTTAAAAAAGACCCAAAACCATCTTGTTCAGTCAGAAAAAATGGTAGCTTTAGGTGATCTTGTTGCAGGTGTTGCCCATGAAATAAATACTCCTGTTGGAGTTAGTGTTACTGCTGCATCATACCTTGAAGAAAAAACCAATGAAATTAAAGCTGCGTATGAGTCCGGAGAACTTAAAAGATCAAATTTAGAAAAATATGTTTCATCTGCAAAAGAAGCTTCTGCTATTATATTAAAAAATCTCGATAGAGCGGCAAATTTAATAAGGAGTTTTAAGCAAGTAGCTGTTGACCAATCAGGAGAAGAGCAAAGGCCATTTAACATGAAGGCTTATATTGATGATTTATTGTTAAGCCTTAGGCCTAAATTTAAAAGAACTAAGCATCGTATAGAAGTTGAATGTCCCGATTATATTGAAATGAATAGTTATCCTGGAGCTTTTTCTCAAATTTTGACTAACTTCTTGATGAATTCCCTTACACATGGATTTAAAGATATTGAAGAAGGTTCTATTTCAATAAAAGCATTTACAGAAAATGAAACATTTAATTTAATTTATTCAGATAACGGAATCGGAGTTGCACCTGAAAATTTAAAGAAAATTTTTGATCCGTTTTTTACTACAAAGAGGGGACAAGGAGGCACTGGTTTGGGGCTTCATATTGTTTATAATCTCGTTACTCAAAAGCTTGGAGGCACAATTAACTGTCAGAGTGAACAAGGTAAAGGAATTAGTTTTAATATATCGTTACCTATGCTTAAAAACATTGAAAGCGAATAACAATTTAAGGAATTATGAAATGAATATTGATATTACTGTAAAAATAGGAGGCGAAGCAGGGCAGGGGATTCAAAGCGTTGGACAAATCCTTTCCTTTGTGTGCCAAAAAGCGGGTTTATATGTTTTTGGAATTAATGATTACGAATCAAGGATTAGAGGAGGCCATAGTTTTTTTCAGCTAAGAATTAGTGATAAGCCGATTAATGCTCCTAATAATGTAGTAAATCTTCTTGTTTCTCTTGATAAAAGAACTTATGAAATTCATAAAAATGAACTATCAATCAACGCAATTTCAGTTATAGATAGTGAAGACTTACATTTTAATGATGGAATATTATCTTTGCCTATTATGAAAGAGGCTATAAAGGCCGGAGGTTCTCAAACAGCGAACATAGTTGCAGCAGGAGCTTGTCTTTCATTATTAAAAACTCCGTTTGAATTTTTAGAAGAGGCTGTTCATGAAATTTTTGGGCGAAAAAAAGAAATGCTCGAAAGCAATATTGCTGCTGCCAAAATTGGTTTTCAAATGGCATCGTCCGTTCAATTTAATTATGCTTTTAAATGGGATAAAAATTCTTCAAAGGGAATAATTATGGAAGGTTCAAAAGCAATAGCACTTGGAGCTTTAGCTTCTGACTGCCGTTTTGCAGCCTTTTACCCCATGTCTCCTGCAACTGGGATTATGACCCATTTATCATCTTTTGCGTCAGCTTATAAAATTCCTTTAGTGGTTGAACAAGCAGAAGATGAGCTTTCTGCAATTAATATGATAATTGGAGCATCTTTTGCTGGTGTAAGATCTATGACTTCTACGTCAGGAGGTGGTTTTTGTCTTATGACGGAAGGTTTAGGTCTTGCTGCAATTACTGAGACACCTATTGTTATTGTAAATGCCCAAAGGCCAGGCCCTGCGACGGGCTTGCCAACACGAACAGCTCAAGCTGATCTTCTTTTTGTTATTAGAGCTTCTCAAGACGAATTTCCAAGATTTGTTTTTGCTCCAGGAACTCCAAAAGAGGCATTTGATACAATTATCAAAGCTTTTCACCTTTCAGAAAAATATCAGGTCCCTTCAATTGTTTTGTCAGATCATCATTTTAATTCGTCGATGTTCTTAGTAGAAGAACCTTTAAATGTGCCTCCCACAATTGAACGTTTTTTAGCTAAAGATGAAGATTTAGAAAATATAAATGAATATAAACGATTTTTGTTAACTCCAGATGGAGTATCAAAAAGGGCATTGCCATGTATGGGAAAGGCTTTAGTTGTGGTGTCTGGAAATGAACACAGTGAAGATGGTCATGTCAGCGAAGCTGCACAAAATAGAATTAATATGGTTAATAAACGCAATGCAAAATTGGTATCCATGCAAAAGGAGATAAGCTCCCCAGAATCATATTATGGTGATTCTGAGATTTTAATTATAGGGTGGGGGGCAACAAAACCGGCAATTCAAGAAAGCATTAATATTTTAAGAAAAAATGGCATAAATGTTGGGTCCCTTCATTTTAAGGACTTATGGCCTTTTCCTTTAGAGTTTTCGGAAAAAATTTTAAAAAATTCTAAAAAATTTTTTGTAGCAGAAGAAAATTCAACAGCGCAATTAGGTCAATTAATAAAAGAACAGACAGGACTTTCATATTCAGGTGCAATATTAAAGTATGATGGAAGGCCATTTTTCCCAATTGAAATAGTAAATAAGTTAACTGATTTTCTTAAGGTGTAATTATGTTGAATATAAAAGATTATGACAATTCTTACGAAAATAAATGGTGTCCAGGGTGTGGTAATTTTGGAATATTAAATGCCATGAAGGATGCTTTTGTAAAACTCGGCAAGTATCCCCATGAAATTTTAATTGTTTCAGGGATTGGACAGGCCGCAAAAACTCCCCATTTTATGAATTGTAATATGTTTCATTCTCTTCATGGAAGAGCTCTTCCCATTGCGACAGGAGCAAAAATTGCTAATCATAACCTTATGATTATTGTAAGTTCAGGAGATGGTGATTGTTATGGAGAAGGTGGTAATCATTTTATCCACGCAATACGGAGAAATATTGATATAACAGTTCTTGTGCATAATAATAAAGTTTATGGCCTCACAAAAGGGCAAGCATCTCCTACGGCAGACATAGGAGTAAAAACTAAGTCACAGCCTAATGGCGTTATTTCTGAACCATTTAATCCTCTCCATATCGCAATATCGCTGGAAGCTGGATTTGTTGCTCGGGGATTTTCTGGAAATAAAGAGCATTTAAGCATTCTTATTCAAGAAGGTATAAAACATAAAGGATTCAGCCTTATCGATATTCTGCAGCCTTGTGTATCATTTAACAAGATGAATACTTTTAATTGGTATAAAAAGCGAGTATATGAAATTGACGAAACTTCCCATGATATGTTCGACTATCAAAAAGCTATAAAGCTTGCAAAAGAATGGAAGGATAAAATACCAATAGGAATACTTTATAAAAATAATAGAGCGTCGTATACAGAACAGATATCTTCCATAAAAGATGTTCCGCTCATATTGCAAAAACGTCGCATTGAAAAGGAAATTTTTTTATGATTTCTTATTGATATAATTATCATTAAGAATAAGTCTCGGCTAAGGCTAAAATTATTGAGAGTACAAAGTTTCATATCTTGTTATTGATAATGTTATTAATAGTAAATGCACTTGCTTAAGGCGTAAAAATAAGGCAGGTATAAAAAATATGCTTATTTATAACGACATATATTCATGGAAAGGGTGGGGTGGGATATTAAGGCTTGGAAGTGGAAAATGCCGCCTCAAGATTCATGATATAAAAAAAGATGGAAGAAAAGGAGTTCTTCCAATAAAACCAATTATAATCATCGTTACGGATGCTCCTAACGGTAAAATGTCAGTTCGAGGCTGTGCATCCCATATTGCTTCATGTTTGGTCAATGATTTTAAGCTAAACCCTTCGCGTATTTTATATGTTGAATATTACCCAAAACAAACCTATGGAATAAATAATCAAAGTGAAATTTCTGAAAAATACGAAATAGTTGAATTTACATGGCATGGGAGCAAAGCTATAAAACCTGTTTGGAGAGAAGTAAATCCAAATTTATTAGAGCTATTAAAAGATTTAAACGTTTAAATTTATAACAATTCAATTGAAAGGTGAAAACAATGAAAAAAGTAATGATTTACACCCTAAGTACATGCAGTCATTGCAAATCTACAAAAAAATTTTTAGGCGATTGCAATGTAAAATTTGATTTTATTGATGTAGATGTTCTTATTGGTGATGAACGTAAAAGGGTTATCGAAGAAGTGAAAAATATCAATCCAAGATGCTCTTTTCCAACTATAGTTATAGATGATAAAATTATTGTAGGTTACAAAGAAGACGAAATAAAACAAGCTTTAGGACTTTAATAAAGGAGAATAATCATGAATGAAAGACAAGGTTTAATAACAATGAAAGGCAATCCCTTTACATTAATTGGAAATGTTCCGAAAATAGGAGAACTCGCTCCTGATTTTGAAGTTATTAATAATGAACTTCAACCTGTAAAATTGTCTTCTTTTAAAGGCAAGGTATGTATTATATCCTCAGTTCCATCCCTTGATACGCCTGTTTGTAATATGCAGACAAGAAGATTTAATAAAGAAGCCGTTTCTTTAAGTTCTGACACACTTATTTTAACGATAAGTATGGATTTGCCTTTTGCTCAAGTAAGGTGGTGTGGATCGTCTGGGGTTGATAAGGTAATTACTCTTTCAGATTATAAAAACGCAGAATTCGGGATTAATTATGGAATTTTAATAAAGGAATTAAGGCTGCTCGCAAGAGCTGTTTATATTGTAGATAAAGAAGGTATTTTACGGTTCGAACATCTTGTTAAAGAAATAGCAAATGAACCAGGTTATGATGAAATATTAAAGGCGGTAAATCAACTTAAATAGGCCTAAATACGAGCAGGAGAATATGGATCAAAAAAAATTTTTCAGAAAAATTAATGTAAATGGTGTTGAATATACAATAATAGATATAAATAAACTTGAGGAAACAGGGTTGGCTAATATAAAAAGCCTTCCTTTTTCAATAAAAATTTTAGTTGAGAACCTTCTTAGGAAATTAAATAATTTTACCGTTTTAGAAAAGGATGTTTTATCCGTTGCAGGATGGAAAAAAAATTATGATGAGGCTGTAGAAATCCCATTTCATCCTTCAAGAGTAATAATGCAGGATTTTACAGGAGTTCCAGCTGTTGTTGATCTTGTAGCAATGCGGGATGCTGTAAAAGAACTTTCAGGAGATCCAAAAAAAATAAATCCCCTTATTCCAGTTGATCTTATAATTGATCATTCCTTACAAATAGATTTTTTCGGAACAGATGATTCCCTCAAAAAAAATTTAGATAATGAATATAAAAGAAATTTTGAAAGATATAGCCTTTTAAAATGGGCAAAAGAAAATTTTACAAATTTTAGGGTTATTCCTCCTAATTCTGGAATATGTCATCAAATAAACCTTGAACATTTGGGAAAAGTTGTTTTATCTCAAAAAATAGATAATCAAAATTTTGCTTTTCCAGATACTGTAGTCGGTACAGATTCACATACTCCAATGATTAATTCTATAGGCGTTGTGGGCTGGGGTGTGGGCGGTATTGAAGCTGAAGCAGTTATGCTTGGCCAGCCTTATTATATGTCTATTCCGGAAGTTATCGGAGTAAGGCTTCATGGAAATTTAAAGGAAGGTTCAACAGCTTCTGACGCTGTTTTAACCCTTACAGAGCTTTTAAGAAAACATAAAGTTGTTGAAAAATTCGTAGAATATTTTGGAAGTGGCTTAAAAAATTTATCAATTCCTGACAGATCTACAATTTCTAATATGACTCCTGAATATGGAGCTACGATAGGTTTTTTTCCTGTTGATGAAAAAACTATACAATATTTAAAAGATACAGGAAGAGATCAAGAAGCAGCACTATCTGAAGCATACGCAAAAACTATCGGATTATTTTATGATGGAAAAAATGAACCTGAATATACAAAGGTGATTGATTTTGACCTTTCGATTGTAGAGCCTTCAATTGCTGGTCCGTCAAGACCTCAAGACAGGATTGCTTTAAATTCCATTAAAAATAAATTTAACGATATGCTCGTATGTAATTATAAAAGAAGTTCTTCAGAAGCTGTAAAATTTGAAGGTGAGTCTGGAAATGTGGGGGGCGAGTCCACCTGCACTTTAAAGACAAAAGAAGAATATAAAATTAATATCAATGGAATTGATACAGAAATTTCAGACGGAAGCGTAGTAATAGCTTCAATAACGTCTTGTACAAATACATCAAATCCTTATGGAATGATAGGTGCAGGCATTATCGCAAAAAATGCTGTAAAAAAAGGATTAAAAGTTCCTGCTTACGTTAAAACTTCAATTGCTCCTGGTTCAAAAGTTGTTCATAGATATCTTGAAAATTCTGGACTTTTTCCGTATCTTGAGTCACTCGGTTTTCATGTTGCAGGCTTAGGATGCGCAACTTGTATCGGAAATGGAGGTGCTTTACATCCAGATATTGAAACAACAATAAAGGAAAAAGGGCTGGTAGTTGCCTCTGCAATATCTGGCAATAGAAATTTTGAAGCAAGAATACATCCTTTAGTTAAGGCTAATTATCTTATGTCTCCGATATATGTAGTTGCTTTTGCACTTGCCGGAAGAATTGATATTGATTTTGTTTCAGACCCAATAGGACTTACTCCTAACGGAGAACCCGTATTCCTTAAAGATATATTGCCTGATAATGATAATGTAAATTCATATATTCAAAGTAATGTAAAAAAAGAATTTTATGAAACTGAATATGAAAAAATATTTGAAGGCGATAAATTTTGGGCAGATATTAAAACCCCCCAATCAGATACGTATAATTGGGATAAAGATTCAATGTATATAAAACGCCCCCCTTATTTTGAAAATTTTAACATTAAACCAGAATGTCCAGACAATATTGAAGGCGCAAGAACGCTTCTTTTGCTTGGAGATTCTGTTACAACTGATCATATATCTCCAGCGGGTTCTATACCTGAAGCTTATCCAGCAGGGCAGTATTTAAAAAAACAAGGCGTTCTAAAGGCTGATTTTAGCTCCTATGGGGCAAGGCGAGGAAATCACGAAGTAATGATGAGGGGAACTTTTGCAAATATAAGAATAAAAAATAAGTTAGTGGCTCCCCTTGAAGGAGGTTATACTTTAAAATTTCCAGATAAACAGCAATCATTCATATTTGATGCGTCCATTAAATATAAGGATGAAAACTTGCCGTTGATAGTTTTAGGAGGAAAAGAATACGGGACAGGCTCGTCAAGGGATTGGGCAGCAAAGGGCACTAAGCTTTTAGGAATTAAAGCCATTATAGCTGAATCCTTCGAAAGAATACATAGAAGTAACCTCGTAGGTATGGGCGTTCTTCCTCTGATTTTTGTGGAGAATAATACATGGCAAACACTTGGACTTGATGGTTCGGAATTATATTATATTGAAGGCATCAAGGATATTACTCCAAGAAAAATTTTGACTATTAAGGCTGTAAAAGAAAAAGATTATAGTATAGATTTTAAAGTGATGGTAAGACTTGATACAGAGATAGAAGTGAAATACTTTGAAAACGGCGGAATATTGCCGTTTGTGCTAAGAAATTTGCTTTCATGAATAATTTTTCCCTTTAATTCCTTGATAAATGGAATTAAAGGGACTTAACTAATTTATTAATCTCCATGCTCTTTCATATAATCATCGTATAAGGTTTCCAGCTTAAGTTTATGCTCAGCCTCTTCCTGGCACAATATTTTGAACATTTTAATGGTATTATCATCATCAGTTTTTATTAAAAGCTCATTATATAAATTTAAAGATTTATCTTCTCTTGCGATTGCGAGTCGTAAAATATCACGATACGTCATATTGGGCTCATAGTTGACTTCTACCATATAATCGGTTCTTTTCATGTCTGGAACCCATTTTAAGGAGTATTCATTTATTTTTTGTTGATTTTGTTTAAAGCCCTCAAGCATAGATGCATGTTTGCGCTCTTCATTGGCGAATTCGCTAAACATATTTTTTGTCCCTTTGTTCGGTTCAATCTGGCTTAGTTTTTCGTAAAATAAAGCGGCTTCATTTTCTTCTTCTATTGCAAATTTAATTAATTCATGAACAGATTCAAAATTCATAAACTCTCCTTCTATAAAAATCAATTTGTTTATTAAATGTTAATTACCTAAACCTAAACGAAAAATATTTTATACCAACAGAATATAAAGATGCAAGCGTATAAGGATAAAAAAATAAAAAGAAGTAT contains:
- a CDS encoding Uma2 family endonuclease, whose product is MNLVKNSKFYTQEEYFKIEEQEEFKSEYFEGEIFAMAGGTPNHNRIILNVAGSLNSEFKIKNKACESFASDVRVEIEQDKHYVYPDVFVICGDLEFAQNRRDTITNPILIVEVLSDSTKDYDRGSKFTSYRKIKTLKDYLLIDQKNIHIEYFFKQDSGIWGLKEYFSLTDTISLYSIQVDIVIKEIYNRVDI
- a CDS encoding PAS domain S-box protein, which encodes MKSSMSILTKIWLSLSILILGYLGSTVYGIFIGVQTEKRLNNVSKCLLPLVRQSQIGVLDFNEQIKQYENAVMLGEEIFIETARLKAISCQNSLTDIIKTGCLTQEKQLELIELIKNLKEFSKNAQSGYISIVRAFRETDAESLEEVSQLKEQASVLFDQTKFLKNQLNTISDEFVNSLNSELEDIVTSTRQQIYSNAVIFIWVVVIGLTLISLIISKSIVRPLKKTFMLENAVEQSIDGIMVHDLAGNIKFVNHAWAKMHGYEPYDLQTSNISCFYGDEDFKSLIVPFNDKVKTKGASAGEILHKTKGGEKFPTLMTANLLQDKKGNSINIVSIARDITDLKLKERELREAKENAETANQALHESMALLKKTQNHLVQSEKMVALGDLVAGVAHEINTPVGVSVTAASYLEEKTNEIKAAYESGELKRSNLEKYVSSAKEASAIILKNLDRAANLIRSFKQVAVDQSGEEQRPFNMKAYIDDLLLSLRPKFKRTKHRIEVECPDYIEMNSYPGAFSQILTNFLMNSLTHGFKDIEEGSISIKAFTENETFNLIYSDNGIGVAPENLKKIFDPFFTTKRGQGGTGLGLHIVYNLVTQKLGGTINCQSEQGKGISFNISLPMLKNIESE
- the tpx gene encoding thiol peroxidase, with translation MNERQGLITMKGNPFTLIGNVPKIGELAPDFEVINNELQPVKLSSFKGKVCIISSVPSLDTPVCNMQTRRFNKEAVSLSSDTLILTISMDLPFAQVRWCGSSGVDKVITLSDYKNAEFGINYGILIKELRLLARAVYIVDKEGILRFEHLVKEIANEPGYDEILKAVNQLK
- a CDS encoding ferritin family protein, producing the protein MNFESVHELIKFAIEEENEAALFYEKLSQIEPNKGTKNMFSEFANEERKHASMLEGFKQNQQKINEYSLKWVPDMKRTDYMVEVNYEPNMTYRDILRLAIAREDKSLNLYNELLIKTDDDNTIKMFKILCQEEAEHKLKLETLYDDYMKEHGD
- a CDS encoding 2-oxoacid:acceptor oxidoreductase subunit alpha is translated as MNIDITVKIGGEAGQGIQSVGQILSFVCQKAGLYVFGINDYESRIRGGHSFFQLRISDKPINAPNNVVNLLVSLDKRTYEIHKNELSINAISVIDSEDLHFNDGILSLPIMKEAIKAGGSQTANIVAAGACLSLLKTPFEFLEEAVHEIFGRKKEMLESNIAAAKIGFQMASSVQFNYAFKWDKNSSKGIIMEGSKAIALGALASDCRFAAFYPMSPATGIMTHLSSFASAYKIPLVVEQAEDELSAINMIIGASFAGVRSMTSTSGGGFCLMTEGLGLAAITETPIVIVNAQRPGPATGLPTRTAQADLLFVIRASQDEFPRFVFAPGTPKEAFDTIIKAFHLSEKYQVPSIVLSDHHFNSSMFLVEEPLNVPPTIERFLAKDEDLENINEYKRFLLTPDGVSKRALPCMGKALVVVSGNEHSEDGHVSEAAQNRINMVNKRNAKLVSMQKEISSPESYYGDSEILIIGWGATKPAIQESINILRKNGINVGSLHFKDLWPFPLEFSEKILKNSKKFFVAEENSTAQLGQLIKEQTGLSYSGAILKYDGRPFFPIEIVNKLTDFLKV
- the acnA gene encoding aconitate hydratase AcnA is translated as MDQKKFFRKINVNGVEYTIIDINKLEETGLANIKSLPFSIKILVENLLRKLNNFTVLEKDVLSVAGWKKNYDEAVEIPFHPSRVIMQDFTGVPAVVDLVAMRDAVKELSGDPKKINPLIPVDLIIDHSLQIDFFGTDDSLKKNLDNEYKRNFERYSLLKWAKENFTNFRVIPPNSGICHQINLEHLGKVVLSQKIDNQNFAFPDTVVGTDSHTPMINSIGVVGWGVGGIEAEAVMLGQPYYMSIPEVIGVRLHGNLKEGSTASDAVLTLTELLRKHKVVEKFVEYFGSGLKNLSIPDRSTISNMTPEYGATIGFFPVDEKTIQYLKDTGRDQEAALSEAYAKTIGLFYDGKNEPEYTKVIDFDLSIVEPSIAGPSRPQDRIALNSIKNKFNDMLVCNYKRSSSEAVKFEGESGNVGGESTCTLKTKEEYKININGIDTEISDGSVVIASITSCTNTSNPYGMIGAGIIAKNAVKKGLKVPAYVKTSIAPGSKVVHRYLENSGLFPYLESLGFHVAGLGCATCIGNGGALHPDIETTIKEKGLVVASAISGNRNFEARIHPLVKANYLMSPIYVVAFALAGRIDIDFVSDPIGLTPNGEPVFLKDILPDNDNVNSYIQSNVKKEFYETEYEKIFEGDKFWADIKTPQSDTYNWDKDSMYIKRPPYFENFNIKPECPDNIEGARTLLLLGDSVTTDHISPAGSIPEAYPAGQYLKKQGVLKADFSSYGARRGNHEVMMRGTFANIRIKNKLVAPLEGGYTLKFPDKQQSFIFDASIKYKDENLPLIVLGGKEYGTGSSRDWAAKGTKLLGIKAIIAESFERIHRSNLVGMGVLPLIFVENNTWQTLGLDGSELYYIEGIKDITPRKILTIKAVKEKDYSIDFKVMVRLDTEIEVKYFENGGILPFVLRNLLS
- a CDS encoding glutaredoxin family protein, giving the protein MKKVMIYTLSTCSHCKSTKKFLGDCNVKFDFIDVDVLIGDERKRVIEEVKNINPRCSFPTIVIDDKIIVGYKEDEIKQALGL
- a CDS encoding 2-oxoacid:ferredoxin oxidoreductase subunit beta — its product is MLNIKDYDNSYENKWCPGCGNFGILNAMKDAFVKLGKYPHEILIVSGIGQAAKTPHFMNCNMFHSLHGRALPIATGAKIANHNLMIIVSSGDGDCYGEGGNHFIHAIRRNIDITVLVHNNKVYGLTKGQASPTADIGVKTKSQPNGVISEPFNPLHIAISLEAGFVARGFSGNKEHLSILIQEGIKHKGFSLIDILQPCVSFNKMNTFNWYKKRVYEIDETSHDMFDYQKAIKLAKEWKDKIPIGILYKNNRASYTEQISSIKDVPLILQKRRIEKEIFL
- a CDS encoding GDP-mannose 4,6-dehydratase produces the protein MTFKGKKIIITGGLGFIGSNLAQTLVEAEAELILVDSLIPEYGGNLWNIENIKDKIQINISDVRDEHSMKYLVKGKDFLFNLAGQTSHIDSMNNPHTDLEINAHSQLYILEACRKYNKDIKIVFASTRQMYGVPQYLPVDEKHRLAPVAVNGINKMAGEYQIVPFPDDRKIIDIGDYYGDYRKIRSKLGWKPKISLDKGLELTIEFYKKYGQYYWGDE